The DNA region CCCCCGACACCGCAGCCACCAGCACAGCGTCCAGTACCGCGCCCGCACGACAGGAGACCCTCGTATGACCCTCGCCCCCGAAGGCCGCCGGATGCTCCGCGTCGAGGCCCGCAACGCCGAGACCCCGATCGAGACGAAGCCCGGGTGGATCAAGACCCGTGCCACCCAGGGCCCGGAGTTCCGCGAGCTGTCCGCCCTGGTCAAGGACAAGCAGCTGCACACCGTCTGCCAGGAGGCCGGCTGCCCGAACATCTTCGAGTGCTGGGAGGACCGCGAGGCAACGTTCCTGATCGGCGGCTCGCAGTGCACCCGCCGGTGCGACTTCTGCCAGATCGACACCGGCAAGCCCGAGCCGCTCGACCGCGACGAGCCCCGCCGGGTCGCCGACTCGGTCGTGTCGATGGGCCTGAAGTACGCCACGGTGACCGGAGTCGCCCGCGACGACCTGCCCGACGGCGGCTCCTGGCTCTACGCCGAGACCATCCGCCAGATCCACGAGCACTCCCCCGGCACCGGCGTCGAGATCCTGGTGCCGGACTTCAACGGCCGCCCGGACCAGCTCGGCCAGGTGTTCGACGCCCGCCCCGAGGTCTTCGCCCACAACGTCGAGACCGTGCCGCGGATCTTCAAGCGGATCCGACCGGCGTTCACGTTCGAGCGCTCCCTCGACGTCATCACGCAGGGCCGCGACGCCGGGCTCGTCACGAAGTCGAACCTGATCCTCGGCATGGGCGAGGAGCGCATCGAGATCGAGGACGCCCTGCAGCGCTTGTTCGACGCCGGCACGGACATCATCACGTTGACGCAGTACCTCCGCCCGTCGCCGCGGCACCTGCCGGTGGCGCGCTGGGTCAAGCCGGAGGAGTTCGTCGCGCTGCGTGAGGTCGCCGAGGAGATGGGCTTCGCCGGGGTGCTCGCCGGCCCGCTCGTCCGGTCGTCGTACCGCGCCGGACGCCTGTGGGCGCGCGCCACGGTCGCGCGTGGCGGCTCGGTTCCCGAGCACCTG from Curtobacterium sp. MCJR17_020 includes:
- the lipA gene encoding lipoyl synthase, coding for MTLAPEGRRMLRVEARNAETPIETKPGWIKTRATQGPEFRELSALVKDKQLHTVCQEAGCPNIFECWEDREATFLIGGSQCTRRCDFCQIDTGKPEPLDRDEPRRVADSVVSMGLKYATVTGVARDDLPDGGSWLYAETIRQIHEHSPGTGVEILVPDFNGRPDQLGQVFDARPEVFAHNVETVPRIFKRIRPAFTFERSLDVITQGRDAGLVTKSNLILGMGEERIEIEDALQRLFDAGTDIITLTQYLRPSPRHLPVARWVKPEEFVALREVAEEMGFAGVLAGPLVRSSYRAGRLWARATVARGGSVPEHLSHLLDAAPGRQAV